In Candidatus Epulonipiscium viviparus, one DNA window encodes the following:
- a CDS encoding DUF499 domain-containing protein, which produces MKSVKSLLVPRSSVFKNTTREDVLNLTDFAEGKIDATAFFEENFQTAGMSALFEAAFSRFRGESETGVIKLTQAMGGGKTHSMLALALLAENAELRRGVIAVDDVGEIKVVTFSGRENAPRGLWGHLAQQLGKMETFGKYYAPLQAPGESDWIKLLAGERILILLDELPPYLENAKAIAIGNSDLAKVTVTALANLFSALGKEQLANVCLVFSDLRAAYESGSQLLRSSFRELEAETNRVAKEVTPVALNSDEIYSILHTKLFENTAGEEEIKDIATAYKKAVAKSVKLGLTNYNPDAVFAGVKDSYPFHPSIKPLYARFKENPNFQQTRGLIRFMRLVVRQFYESGAAEKRYLINVFDFNLNEQKILSQIYEINPSLDAPINHDIAQNGKAIAEIVDSQCEGDAAQEVAKLLLVSSLSATHNGLLGLSKSEIVGYLSSPEANIERIKDALGQLNQKCWYLKTDNVGRVYFQNTKNMVAQLNELAQGYSDEDARGKLRKMLREIFKPVVGKYYDRVYVFPEISDIKLDENKVALVIYEPYKRLHPMLEKFYEQVQRKNRVLFLSGQRNMLEKLHENAKMVLAIESIYGNLKEEGNTQLKEAEIMKDRQMQNLISTIRELFVTLYFPTKNGIDSKDFRLEFTKMKYNGEEQIAKCLLDARKYEEVEEQGLEILRKKCEQRIFIAKTMTLKQLKERAATEPSWQWYPAGQLEKLLKACIAKDAWREKDGYIIKGPFVDPTEVKVEQVNYDEKSNKFRLKVMGIGGEVYYAKSGALAETKLLEEELETSECRLNFRCVDPTGKRVEGEMVKFVGKVPIAGEQYEDEGAQIFRIVAHPEYAVKYTIDGSNPKENGELYAEPIEVAKGCREILVAVFLDKTLVEERRFEVIEVVDGVRAVNKKERLIYMRQKQWRNTATTYKDFEELERFAKIRGATIAISDKTMSVNLSMKETDEPAKILQLINDIRETVFKERDVEIISAYQALEFKTGKLFLDWAKKNKLEVEDLRKDGEIIQQ; this is translated from the coding sequence ATGAAATCGGTTAAAAGTTTATTGGTGCCAAGGAGCTCGGTTTTTAAGAATACAACTAGGGAAGATGTTTTGAACTTAACGGATTTTGCAGAAGGAAAAATTGATGCGACGGCCTTTTTTGAGGAGAACTTTCAGACCGCTGGAATGAGCGCACTATTCGAGGCCGCATTTAGTCGGTTTAGAGGAGAGTCGGAAACGGGCGTGATAAAGCTGACACAAGCAATGGGTGGAGGTAAGACGCATTCGATGTTAGCATTGGCTTTGCTAGCGGAGAACGCAGAGTTGAGAAGAGGCGTTATTGCAGTAGATGATGTTGGAGAGATCAAGGTTGTGACATTTTCTGGTCGAGAGAATGCGCCGCGAGGGTTGTGGGGACACCTAGCACAGCAGTTAGGGAAAATGGAAACGTTTGGTAAATATTATGCGCCACTGCAAGCACCGGGGGAATCCGATTGGATAAAGCTATTAGCAGGTGAGAGAATTTTGATTTTGCTAGATGAACTACCGCCGTATCTGGAGAATGCCAAGGCAATTGCAATAGGAAATTCAGATTTGGCAAAGGTAACGGTAACGGCACTGGCTAACTTGTTTTCGGCATTGGGTAAAGAGCAGCTGGCTAATGTATGCCTAGTATTTTCAGATTTGCGTGCGGCATATGAATCGGGAAGTCAGCTGCTAAGGTCTAGCTTTAGGGAGCTGGAAGCGGAAACAAATCGAGTGGCAAAAGAAGTGACTCCCGTTGCTTTAAACAGCGATGAAATTTATTCAATTTTACATACGAAGCTGTTTGAGAATACTGCAGGAGAGGAGGAGATCAAGGATATTGCAACAGCGTATAAGAAAGCGGTGGCGAAGTCGGTAAAGCTGGGGTTAACAAACTATAATCCAGATGCTGTATTTGCAGGAGTAAAAGACTCGTATCCATTTCACCCATCCATTAAGCCGCTGTATGCAAGATTTAAGGAGAATCCAAACTTTCAGCAAACGAGGGGGCTCATCAGATTTATGCGTTTGGTGGTGAGGCAGTTTTATGAATCTGGTGCGGCAGAGAAAAGATATTTGATTAACGTATTTGATTTTAATTTGAATGAGCAGAAAATTTTGAGCCAGATTTATGAAATCAACCCATCTTTGGATGCGCCCATTAATCATGACATAGCTCAGAATGGCAAGGCAATTGCAGAGATAGTGGATAGCCAATGCGAAGGTGATGCGGCGCAGGAGGTTGCAAAGTTGCTGTTGGTATCGTCATTATCGGCAACACACAACGGCTTGCTGGGCTTATCAAAGTCTGAGATCGTGGGATATTTGAGTAGTCCAGAAGCAAATATCGAGCGTATCAAAGATGCATTGGGGCAACTAAATCAAAAATGTTGGTATCTAAAAACTGATAATGTAGGAAGAGTGTATTTTCAGAACACCAAAAATATGGTGGCGCAGCTAAACGAATTGGCGCAGGGATATTCTGATGAAGATGCGCGCGGGAAGTTGCGCAAGATGCTTAGGGAGATATTTAAGCCTGTGGTGGGGAAATATTATGACCGAGTGTATGTATTTCCGGAGATATCAGACATTAAACTGGATGAAAATAAAGTAGCATTGGTGATATATGAGCCATACAAGAGGTTGCATCCGATGCTGGAAAAATTTTATGAACAGGTGCAGAGAAAAAACCGAGTGCTATTTTTGTCGGGACAACGCAACATGCTAGAAAAGTTACATGAGAATGCAAAGATGGTTCTAGCAATAGAGTCTATTTATGGAAATTTAAAGGAGGAAGGGAATACGCAGCTTAAGGAAGCGGAAATTATGAAGGATAGGCAGATGCAAAACTTGATTTCAACGATTCGGGAGCTGTTTGTAACGCTATATTTTCCAACCAAAAATGGCATTGATTCGAAAGATTTTAGGCTAGAATTTACAAAGATGAAGTATAATGGTGAGGAGCAAATCGCCAAATGTTTGCTAGATGCAAGAAAGTATGAGGAAGTGGAAGAACAGGGGTTAGAAATATTGCGTAAAAAATGTGAGCAACGTATATTTATAGCAAAGACGATGACGTTAAAACAACTGAAGGAGCGTGCGGCAACGGAGCCGTCGTGGCAATGGTATCCGGCGGGGCAACTAGAGAAGCTGCTAAAAGCCTGTATTGCCAAAGATGCGTGGCGCGAGAAAGATGGCTACATTATAAAAGGGCCGTTTGTAGATCCAACAGAAGTAAAGGTGGAGCAAGTAAATTACGATGAGAAAAGTAATAAATTTAGGCTAAAAGTTATGGGCATAGGAGGAGAAGTCTATTATGCAAAGAGCGGCGCATTGGCTGAGACAAAATTGTTAGAAGAAGAGTTGGAAACTTCAGAATGTAGATTAAATTTTAGATGCGTAGACCCAACCGGAAAGCGTGTAGAAGGAGAAATGGTAAAATTTGTGGGCAAGGTGCCAATAGCGGGAGAGCAATATGAAGATGAAGGAGCGCAGATATTTAGAATTGTGGCGCATCCGGAATATGCAGTAAAATATACAATTGATGGAAGTAACCCGAAGGAGAATGGCGAGCTGTATGCAGAACCGATAGAAGTCGCAAAAGGATGCCGTGAAATTTTGGTGGCAGTATTTTTGGATAAGACGCTAGTGGAGGAGCGCAGATTTGAGGTGATAGAAGTGGTTGACGGAGTGAGGGCAGTAAATAAGAAAGAGCGACTGATATATATGAGGCAAAAGCAATGGCGCAATACTGCGACGACATATAAAGACTTCGAAGAGCTAGAGCGATTTGCTAAAATACGGGGAGCCACTATAGCGATATCAGATAAAACGATGAGTGTAAATTTATCGATGAAAGAAACCGATGAGCCGGCAAAGATATTGCAGCTGATTAATGATATAAGAGAAACCGTATTTAAGGAGAGAGATGTCGAGATAATATCTGCGTATCAGGCGCTGGAATTTAAGACTGGAAAGTTGTTTTTGGACTGGGCAAAGAAAAATAAATTGGAGGTAGAAGATCTGAGAAAAGATGGGGAAATTATACAGCAATAA
- a CDS encoding ABC transporter ATP-binding protein has translation MLKVENLNVYYDNIHALRDVSFSVGKGEIVTLIGANGSGKTTILQAVSGMVTPRSGKILFADKDIMHKPSNTLLPLGLAHVPEGRRVFAKMTVEENLELGAYIVKDKLQIADDKEKLFDQFPRLRERRKQLAGTMSGGEQQMLAMARALMSRPSLMIMDEPSMGLAPVLVQEIFNIIQVINQNGTTILLVEQNANKALQIAHRAYVLETGKIVLSGTGADLLKDENVKKAYLGG, from the coding sequence ATGCTAAAAGTAGAGAATCTAAATGTGTACTATGACAATATTCATGCCCTCAGAGACGTTTCGTTTTCAGTAGGAAAAGGCGAGATCGTAACGCTAATTGGCGCAAATGGCTCTGGAAAAACCACCATTTTGCAAGCAGTCAGTGGAATGGTTACGCCTCGATCTGGTAAAATTTTATTTGCAGACAAAGATATAATGCACAAACCATCTAATACGCTACTGCCGCTGGGGTTGGCGCATGTTCCAGAAGGCAGGCGAGTCTTTGCCAAGATGACAGTTGAAGAAAATCTCGAGCTCGGCGCTTACATCGTTAAAGATAAGCTACAAATCGCAGATGACAAAGAGAAACTGTTTGACCAATTCCCTAGGCTTCGCGAACGACGAAAACAACTTGCCGGAACTATGAGCGGCGGTGAACAGCAGATGCTTGCTATGGCAAGAGCCCTCATGTCTCGGCCCTCCCTTATGATTATGGATGAGCCTTCTATGGGTCTTGCTCCCGTGCTCGTTCAGGAAATATTTAACATTATTCAAGTCATTAACCAAAACGGCACCACAATCTTGCTAGTCGAGCAAAATGCCAATAAGGCGCTTCAAATTGCACATAGAGCATATGTATTAGAAACCGGAAAAATTGTTTTATCTGGTACCGGAGCTGATCTACTAAAAGATGAAAACGTTAAGAAAGCATATCTTGGCGGTTAA
- a CDS encoding ABC transporter ATP-binding protein codes for MLEVSKISVNFGGIKPVDEFDLTLNEGELVGLIGPNGAGKTTVFNLLTGVYTPTEGTIKLDGELLNKLKPYQIVRKGITRTFQNIRLFKTMTVIENVKVAFNNRLTYNITDRIFNTLKYRRQEKWLHREAMNLLKIFDLDGDANEMSNNLPYGKQRKLEIARALAGNPKILLLDEPAAGMNPIETDELMETIKLIRDKFNITILLIEHDMRLVMAICERLVVIEYGKIIAEGTPSEVSQNPRVIAAYLGE; via the coding sequence ATGTTAGAAGTATCAAAAATTAGTGTAAATTTTGGTGGAATTAAGCCTGTAGATGAATTTGACTTGACTCTAAACGAAGGCGAACTTGTAGGGTTAATCGGCCCCAACGGTGCTGGCAAAACTACTGTCTTTAATCTTTTAACTGGCGTATACACTCCCACAGAAGGCACAATTAAACTAGATGGCGAGCTACTTAACAAACTCAAACCATATCAAATTGTAAGAAAAGGCATCACTCGCACTTTTCAGAATATCAGATTGTTCAAAACTATGACCGTTATCGAAAATGTAAAGGTCGCATTCAACAATCGCTTAACCTATAACATCACAGACCGAATTTTTAACACCCTAAAATATCGAAGACAGGAAAAGTGGCTCCACAGAGAGGCTATGAATTTACTGAAAATATTTGACTTAGACGGTGATGCCAACGAAATGAGCAACAATTTGCCATATGGAAAGCAACGAAAGCTGGAGATTGCTAGAGCACTTGCTGGCAACCCAAAAATATTGCTTCTCGACGAGCCTGCTGCAGGAATGAATCCAATCGAAACCGATGAACTTATGGAAACCATTAAGCTAATTCGCGATAAGTTTAACATCACAATTTTATTAATAGAGCATGATATGCGGCTGGTTATGGCAATATGCGAGCGACTTGTTGTCATAGAATACGGCAAAATAATAGCAGAAGGAACTCCAAGTGAAGTTAGCCAAAACCCCCGTGTGATCGCTGCTTATCTTGGAGAATAG